In Candidatus Cloacimonadota bacterium, the following proteins share a genomic window:
- a CDS encoding response regulator transcription factor — MRILLVEDDKKIAGFIAKGLQEENYAIDIFHNGDDGLYWALVIDYDLIILDIMLPQKNGLEICREIRDNQKNTPIIILTAKVSIEDKVKGLQTGADDYLSKPFSFDELLARIQALLRRSQEYHTQVLSAVDLELDISSRRVFRAGKEIFLSGREYGLLEFLLRNKNKIVTETQIIEHVWDMNSELFTNVVNVYIHHLRKKIDDNNAHKLIYTLRGRGYILKDK; from the coding sequence ATGAGAATTTTATTGGTTGAGGATGATAAAAAAATTGCTGGTTTTATAGCCAAAGGCCTGCAGGAAGAAAACTACGCAATTGATATTTTTCACAATGGAGATGACGGCCTGTATTGGGCTTTGGTCATTGACTATGATCTGATAATTTTAGACATCATGCTGCCTCAGAAGAACGGTTTAGAAATCTGCCGGGAAATCAGAGATAATCAAAAAAACACACCAATTATTATTTTAACAGCAAAGGTATCTATAGAAGACAAGGTGAAAGGACTGCAAACCGGAGCGGATGATTATTTAAGCAAACCTTTCTCTTTCGATGAATTATTGGCTCGCATTCAAGCATTATTAAGAAGATCACAGGAATATCATACTCAAGTTTTATCCGCTGTAGATTTGGAATTGGATATAAGCTCCAGAAGAGTATTTCGGGCGGGAAAAGAGATTTTTCTATCTGGCAGAGAGTACGGATTGCTGGAATTTCTGTTGAGGAATAAGAATAAGATAGTAACAGAAACTCAGATAATCGAACATGTCTGGGATATGAATTCAGAATTGTTTACAAATGTAGTAAATGTTTATATCCACCATCTTCGTAAAAAAATAGATGATAATAACGCTCATAAACTCATTTATACTCTGCGTGGCAGGGGATATATTTTAAAAGACAAGTAA
- a CDS encoding isoprenylcysteine carboxylmethyltransferase family protein produces the protein MCLRKELETQGNWLFSNRSYLPIIILAIGIVLYFRNEILPDNLNTEVTKFKFYYQYLCLFISLLGIFVRIYTVGYTPKRTSGRNTKKQVAQSLNKTGIYSLVRHPLYLGNFLIYFGICLLTGHLWFIITFCLLFWIYYERIMYAEEQFLNRKFGVDFVNWSEETPAFIPKFRSYVKPSKSFIWKKVIKKEADGIFALFCIFFFFDVVGKLIGKSSHINMIIAFSFLFVTIGFIIAKYLKKKTNFLNVAGR, from the coding sequence ATGTGTTTACGAAAAGAACTTGAAACACAGGGTAATTGGTTGTTTTCTAACAGGAGCTATTTGCCGATAATAATCTTAGCTATTGGTATTGTCCTATATTTTAGAAATGAAATTCTCCCTGATAATTTAAATACAGAAGTTACAAAATTTAAGTTTTATTATCAATATTTATGTCTTTTCATTAGTCTTTTAGGTATTTTCGTGAGAATATATACGGTTGGCTATACTCCAAAAAGAACCTCTGGTAGAAATACAAAAAAACAAGTAGCACAAAGCTTGAATAAGACAGGGATATATTCATTGGTACGTCACCCTTTATACCTGGGTAATTTCTTAATCTATTTTGGAATTTGTTTGTTAACCGGGCATTTATGGTTTATCATTACTTTTTGTTTGTTATTTTGGATTTACTACGAAAGGATCATGTATGCTGAGGAACAATTTTTAAATCGCAAATTCGGAGTGGATTTTGTGAATTGGTCAGAAGAAACTCCAGCTTTTATTCCAAAGTTTAGATCATATGTAAAACCATCAAAGTCATTTATCTGGAAAAAGGTCATTAAAAAAGAAGCTGATGGCATTTTTGCCTTATTCTGTATTTTTTTCTTTTTCGACGTTGTTGGAAAATTGATAGGCAAAAGCAGTCATATAAATATGATTATTGCATTTTCGTTTTTATTTGTGACCATCGGATTTATCATTGCTAAGTATTTGAAGAAAAAGACTAATTTTCTAAATGTAGCAGGGAGATAG